The Microbacterium sp. KUDC0406 genome includes a window with the following:
- a CDS encoding DUF4956 domain-containing protein — MSLAIALVTDLVSITLLAYALYFRRHRRRDLLLSYIALNVGVLAVTVALASVEVGIGLGIGLFGILSIIRLRSDQITQQEIAYYFVALALGLLSGLRPSPEWIAPALSALMLVVMLVVDSPRVASRTRHHLLMLDRAYPDERELEAAVATLLNADLVRIEVLDLDLVRETTQVDVRYRARAHRRREAPIEESPRIAEDAFA; from the coding sequence ATGTCGCTTGCCATCGCCCTCGTCACAGACCTCGTGTCGATCACGCTGCTCGCCTACGCCCTGTACTTCCGCCGGCACCGTCGGCGCGACCTCCTGCTGTCGTACATCGCGCTGAACGTGGGGGTGCTCGCCGTCACGGTCGCGCTCGCCTCGGTCGAGGTGGGCATCGGGCTCGGGATCGGCCTGTTCGGCATCCTCTCGATCATCCGGCTGCGCTCCGACCAGATCACCCAGCAGGAGATCGCCTACTACTTCGTCGCCCTGGCGCTCGGTCTGCTCTCCGGCCTGCGGCCGTCGCCGGAGTGGATCGCGCCGGCGCTGTCGGCCCTCATGCTCGTGGTGATGCTCGTCGTCGACAGTCCTCGGGTCGCTTCACGGACCAGGCATCACCTGCTGATGCTGGACCGGGCGTACCCGGATGAACGCGAGCTCGAGGCCGCCGTCGCGACGCTGCTCAACGCCGATCTGGTGCGTATCGAGGTGCTCGACCTCGATCTCGTCCGGGAGACCACGCAGGTCGATGTGCGCTACCGCGCCCGTGCGCACCGCCGTCGGGAGGCCCCGATCGAGGAATCGCCTCGGATCGCCGAGGACGCGTTCGCATGA